The following are from one region of the Heliangelus exortis chromosome 2, bHelExo1.hap1, whole genome shotgun sequence genome:
- the ABITRAM gene encoding protein Abitram yields MAAGGAERYFTRWYKPDVKGRPCEDFCVLQHSNRICVITLAEAHPLLQNGKTITSINYQISASCSRLQNKVSGKSKRGAQFLTELAPLCRISSSDGEEYTVYSCIRGRLIEVNENIISNPTILQEKPSTEGYIAVVLPKFEESKSVTQGLLTQKEYEEVLLKRLNSS; encoded by the exons AtggcggcgggcggggcggaGCGGTACTTCACACGCTGGTACAAGCCAG ACGTGAAGGGGCGGCCGTGCGAAGACTTCTGCGTCCTGCAGCACTCCAACAG aatCTGTGTCATCACATTGGCAGAAGCCCATCCTCttcttcaaaatggaaaaacaattaCAAGCATTAATTACCAAATCAGTGCCAGCTGCAGCAGACTCCAGAATAAAGTCTCTGGGAAGTCAAAAAGG gGAGCTCAATTTTTAACAGAGCTTGCCCCTCTGTGCAGGATATCTTCTTCAGATGGAGAGGAATACACTGTTTATAG TTGTATACGAGGGAGACTGATAGAAGTGAATGAAAACATTATTAGCAATCCAACTATTTTGCAAGAAAAG CCATCAACTGAGGGATACATTGCAGTGGTTCTACCCAAATTTGAAGAAAGCAAGAGTGTAACTCAAGGACTTCTGACGCAGAAGGAGTACGAGGAAGTGTTGTTGAAACGTCTTAATTCTTCTTAA